One part of the Stigmatopora argus isolate UIUO_Sarg chromosome 8, RoL_Sarg_1.0, whole genome shotgun sequence genome encodes these proteins:
- the shroom2a gene encoding protein Shroom2 isoform X4 yields the protein MADIVAHKMPSENDVHVARSFLTKILRSSMRRNEPISRPHSWHSTKFIEGQSEAAKTQPSAVSAVGWHATYDASSSSSDLSSGWEQTTTNLRRVSDQFSSLGSMDSLDHAPHPYPTGGLSNNSMEHLGGGKRDSAYSSFSASSGTPDFTLSKSNAASTENVPHKVNQWDAGGRSVNGERPAYFQVPDGPQVQVQDQAGSRHSTSSRASCGPVWHVPEKKKTSSPSPPPPAPPPAPPPAPPPAPPARSDSFAATKMVLAPPEAAPGSRGKPAAEDPDVRDRSPKPDGFYSRSAWNKQHSLSSCDVRQGPPAAPGNDKSTFPVQGWSAASAPKPLDVRPYFSSVQELPINGSPPARKNASASQARDPDVEGGGGGGHNRYYCLATATGKTDDGKTPAALDLKPTANGQNSRQPITKAKYPIAPPPQQHGFSPNGRDANGYGKQHLAPAALDSSPEAAKAAADEELLIQRAASLQIDETLYPIRLSDQRRSLPLHYKAYPQETRPRGRTGDQIFPLNPPAPPSNGEETAESKLLRRGDRFATALKSEIQSRRAKLQKSMSAATLPDENRDPQCPRGPAPALTDSPFTNTYKDNLKEAQARVLKATSFRRKDLEPVSAEHPSPEAAPGHPRKDLAPLPTLPEAGSGKTGPLRIGGRKRFAAEKKLRSFSDPDKIHQAGVRREQGGSNSPSNESAKTLRGFAGENGTAPEEERTPGGPTPAVQDQGRLGTFAEYEARWNTQKKPPETRTSGRFRSADNILDPGSEDRSKPACFHERSRSSPSADFYGQTTHDPAKKTDQKLSQMEDKPVGPLDSASSHGGDESSERGGGASETTTTRTAPEPSGCRVTEPAEENGEENGEAEKADGKARVVMEAARSPSPHFSPQRLSDKPPPASLNDRDFRGLENGTEKPVAAVKKVPVRIPRPEGTADRAPSAGPDISKLGSLGAGGRDSVFSAFTRQKGPEEPVEEPVEEPVSEEPVSEERKREELARDIMDKDKSLADILDQSKMKTTMDLMEGLFPPGEELLEGAHQRRKAPVKPPDSTEPAEEREKQDGVAVAAAAAAGVAMVTSSAYYSTSAPKAELLIKMKDLQEQNQDDGDSEDELDLDLANKKQELMESLSKKLQVLREARQSLQEDVLDNNALGAQVEARVQQLCKPNQVDKFRMFVGDLDKVVSLLLSLSGRLARVENALNTLDEDAAPEERRTLTEKRQLLIRQHEDAKELKDNLDRRERAVYEILAGRLAQDGMADYEHFVKMKSALIIERRKLEDKIKLGEEQLKCLLDSLPVERRLAF from the exons ATGGCGGACATTGTAGCTCACAAAATGCCTTCCGAGAATGACGTGCACGTGGCCCGAAGCTTCCTTACCAAGATTTTGCGAAGTTCCATGAG GCGCAACGAACCCATAAGCAGGCCGCACTCGTGGCATTCCACAAAGTTCATCGAAGGCCAATCGGAGGCGGCCAAGACGCAACCGTCGGCGGTCTCGGCGGTCGGTTGGCACGCCACGTACGATGCCAG TTCTTCATCCAGCGACCTATCGTCCGGCTGGGAGCAGACCACCACCAACCTGCGCCGGGTCTCCGACCAGTTCAGCTCTCTGGGCAGCATGGACAGCTTAGACCACGCCCCCCACCCGTACCCAACCGGCGGGCTGTCCAACAACAGCATGGAGCACCTGGGCGGCGGCAAGCGAGACTCCGCCTACAGCTCCTTCTCCGCCAGCTCCGGCACTCCCGACTTCACGCTCTCCAAAAGCAACGCCGCCTCCACCGAGAACGTCCCGCACAAAGTCAACCAATGGGACGCCGGCGGGAGGTCCGTCAATGGCGAGCGACCCGCCTACTTCCAGGTCCCCGACGGCCCCCAAGTCCAAGTCCAAGACCAGGCCGGCTCGCGACACTCCACCTCGTCCCGAGCCAGTTGCGGTCCGGTCTGGCACGTCCCGGAGAAAAAGAAGACCTCCTCCCCttccccgccgccgccggccccGCCCCCGGCCCCGCCCCCGGCCCCGCCCCCGGCCCCCCCGGCACGCAGCGATAGTTTTGCCGCCACCAAGATGGTCCTGGCGCCTCCCGAGGCGGCGCCCGGCTCTCGCGGGAAACCCGCCGCGGAAGATCCCGACGTCCGGGACCGCTCCCCGAAACCCGACGGTTTCTACTCCCGCTCGGCCTGGAACAAGCAGCACTCCCTTTCCAGCTGCGACGTCCGCCAAGGCCCCCCCGCGGCTCCCGGAAACGACAAAAGCACTTTCCCCGTGCAAGGGTGGTCCGCGGCGAGCGCCCCCAAGCCGCTGGACGTCCGGCCTTACTTCTCCAGCGTCCAGGAGCTGCCCATCAACGGTTCTCCTCCAGCCAGGAAGAACGCCAGCGCGTCTCAAGCCAGAGACCCCGACGTggagggcggcggcggcggggggcaCAACCGCTACTACTGCCTCGCCACCGCTACGGGAAAAACAGACGACGGGAAAACTCCCGCCGCCCTGGACTTGAAGCCGACGGCAAACGGTCAGAATTCCCGACAGCCCATCACCAAAGCAAAGTATCCCATAGCTCCGCCTCCACAGCAGCACGGGTTCTCTCCAAACGGCAGAGATGCTAACGGCTACGGCAAACAGCATCTCGCCCCCGCCGCTCTTGACTCCTCCCCCGAAGCCGCCAAAGCCGCCGCCGACGAGGAGCTCCTTATCCAGAGGGCCGCCAGTTTACAAATTGACGAAACCCTCTACCCAATCAGACTCTCCGACCAACGGCGCTCGCTACCCTTACATTACAAAGCGTACCCTCAGGAGACCAGACCCCGCGGCCGGACCGGCGACCAGATCTTCCCCCTGAACCCCCCTGCGCCCCCCTCCAACGGCGAGGAAACGGCGGAGTCCAAACTATTGCGACGCGGCGACCGTTTCGCCACCGCCCTGAAGAGCGAAATCCAGTCCAGGCGGGCCAAACTCCAGAAGAGCATGAGCGCGGCGACCCTTCCCGACGAGAACCGGGACCCCCAGTGCCCTCGAGGCCCCGCCCCCGCCTTGACCGACTCCCCGTTCACCAACACCTACAAGGACAACTTGAAGGAGGCCCAAGCCCGGGTGCTCAAAGCCACGTCCTTCCGCAGGAAAGACCTGGAACCCGTCTCGGCGGAACACCCGTCGCCCGAGGCCGCCCCCGGTCACCCTCGGAAAGACCTCGCCCCCTTGCCGACGTTGCCCGAGGCGGGTAGCGGTAAAACCGGACCCCTACGCATCGGCGGACGCAAGCGATTCGCCGCAGAGAAGAAGCTCAGGTCCTTCTCCGACCCGGACAAAATCCACCAAGCCGGCGTACGGAGAGAACAGGGAGGGTCCAACTCCCCGAGCAATGAGTCCGCCAAAACGCTCCGAGGTTTTGCCGGCGAGAACGGGACCGCACCCGAAGAAGAAAGGACCCCCGGTGGACCGACGCCCGCCGTCCAGGACCAGGGACGTCTAGGCACCTTTGCGGAGTACGAGGCCAGGTGGAACACCCAGAAGAAACCCCCCGAGACCAGAACCTCCGGGAGATTCCGATCCGCCGACAACATTCTGGATCCCGGCTCGGAGGACAGATCCAAACCGGCGTGTTTTCACGAAAGGTCTCGATCGTCACCCTCCGCCGACTTCTACGGGCAG ACGACTCACGACCCCGCCAAAAAGACGGACCAGAAACTTTCCCAGATGGAGGATAAACCAGTCGGACCACTCGATTCTGCGTCAAG ccaCGGCGGAGACGAGTCCTCGGAGCGTGGGGGCGGAGCCTcggagacgacgacgacgaggacggcGCCCGAGCCGAGTGGCTGTCGGGTCACGGAGCCAGCCGAGGAGAACGGCGAGGAAAACGGCGAGGCGGAAAAGGCAGACGGCAAAGCGCGGGTGGTCATGGAGGCCGCGCGCTCGCCCTCCCCTCACTTTTCCCCGCAACGGCTCAGCGACAAGCCGCCGCCGGCGTCGCTCAACGACCGAGATTTCCGCGG GCTGGAAAACGGGACGGAAAAGCCCGTCGCCGCCGTGAAGAAAGTACCCGTCAGGATCCCGCGCCCGGAGGGAACGGCGGATCGGGCCCCGAGCGCCGGTCCCGACATCAGCAAGCTCGGCAGCTTGGGGGCCGGGGGGCGGGACTCGGTCTTCTCCGCCTTCACCAGGCAGAAAGGACCCGAGGAACCCGTGGAGGAACCCGTGGAGGAACCCGTCTCCGAGGAACCCGTCTCCGAGGAGCGTAAAAGGGAAGAGTTGGCTCGGGACATTATGGACAAGGACAAGTCCCTGGCGGACATCCTGGACCAGAGCAAGATGAAGACCACCATGGACCTGATGGAGGGTTTGTTCCCGCCAGGCGAGGAGTTGCTGGAAGGGGCTCACCAGCGACGGAAAGCCCCCGTGAAACCCCCCGACTCCACCGAGCCGGCCGAGGAAAG GGAGAAGCAGGACggcgtggcggtggcggcggcggcggcggcgggcgtgGCCATGGTGACCAGCTCCGCCTACTACAGCACGTCGGCCCCCAAAGCCGAGCTGCTCATCAAGATGAAAGACCTGCAGGAGCAGAATCAGGACGACGGAGACTCGGAGGACGAGTTGGACTTGGATCTGGCCAATAAAAAG CAAGAACTGATGGAGAGCCTGAGCAAAAAGCTGCAGGTTCTGCGCGAGGCCCGCCAGAGCCTGCAGGAGGACGTGCTGGACAACAACGCGCTGGGGGCCCAAGTGGAGGCCCGCGTCCAGCAGCTGTGCAAACCCAACCAAGTGGACAAATTCCGCATGTTCGTGGGCGACTTGGACAAAGTGGTCAGCCTCCTGCTGTCCCTGTCGGGGCGCCTGGCCCGGGTGGAGAACGCCCTCAACACTTTGGATGAGGACGCCGCACCGGAAGAAAGA CGCACGCTAACGGAGAAACGCCAACTCCTGATCCGGCAGCACGAAGACGCCAAGGAGCTGAAGGACAACCTGGACCGGCGCGAACGGGCCGTCTACGAGATCCTGGCGGGCCGCCTGGCCCAGGACGGCATGGCCGACTACGAGCACTTTGTCAAGATGAAGTCGGCGCTCATCATCGAGCGCCGCAAGCTGGAGGACAAAATCAAGCTGGGAGAAGAGCAGCTCAAGTGCCTGCTGGACAGCCTGCCCGTCGAGCGACGCTTGGCCTTTTGA
- the shroom2a gene encoding protein Shroom2 isoform X3 has product MEYKVEAHYIDGGGARHWHAAAKADDSRDGDGGWRLLEVALSGGAPWGFTLRGGLEHREPLLITKVEEASKAAAVGLQAGDELVNINEIPLSGFRQEAICLVKGSHRTLSLLVKRRNEPISRPHSWHSTKFIEGQSEAAKTQPSAVSAVGWHATYDASSSSSDLSSGWEQTTTNLRRVSDQFSSLGSMDSLDHAPHPYPTGGLSNNSMEHLGGGKRDSAYSSFSASSGTPDFTLSKSNAASTENVPHKVNQWDAGGRSVNGERPAYFQVPDGPQVQVQDQAGSRHSTSSRASCGPVWHVPEKKKTSSPSPPPPAPPPAPPPAPPPAPPARSDSFAATKMVLAPPEAAPGSRGKPAAEDPDVRDRSPKPDGFYSRSAWNKQHSLSSCDVRQGPPAAPGNDKSTFPVQGWSAASAPKPLDVRPYFSSVQELPINGSPPARKNASASQARDPDVEGGGGGGHNRYYCLATATGKTDDGKTPAALDLKPTANGQNSRQPITKAKYPIAPPPQQHGFSPNGRDANGYGKQHLAPAALDSSPEAAKAAADEELLIQRAASLQIDETLYPIRLSDQRRSLPLHYKAYPQETRPRGRTGDQIFPLNPPAPPSNGEETAESKLLRRGDRFATALKSEIQSRRAKLQKSMSAATLPDENRDPQCPRGPAPALTDSPFTNTYKDNLKEAQARVLKATSFRRKDLEPVSAEHPSPEAAPGHPRKDLAPLPTLPEAGSGKTGPLRIGGRKRFAAEKKLRSFSDPDKIHQAGVRREQGGSNSPSNESAKTLRGFAGENGTAPEEERTPGGPTPAVQDQGRLGTFAEYEARWNTQKKPPETRTSGRFRSADNILDPGSEDRSKPACFHERSRSSPSADFYGQTTHDPAKKTDQKLSQMEDKPVGPLDSASSHGGDESSERGGGASETTTTRTAPEPSGCRVTEPAEENGEENGEAEKADGKARVVMEAARSPSPHFSPQRLSDKPPPASLNDRDFRGLENGTEKPVAAVKKVPVRIPRPEGTADRAPSAGPDISKLGSLGAGGRDSVFSAFTRQKGPEEPVEEPVEEPVSEEPVSEERKREELARDIMDKDKSLADILDQSKMKTTMDLMEGLFPPGEELLEGAHQRRKAPVKPPDSTEPAEEREKQDGVAVAAAAAAGVAMVTSSAYYSTSAPKAELLIKMKDLQEQNQDDGDSEDELDLDLANKKQELMESLSKKLQVLREARQSLQEDVLDNNALGAQVEARVQQLCKPNQVDKFRMFVGDLDKVVSLLLSLSGRLARVENALNTLDEDAAPEERRTLTEKRQLLIRQHEDAKELKDNLDRRERAVYEILAGRLAQDGMADYEHFVKMKSALIIERRKLEDKIKLGEEQLKCLLDSLPVERRLAF; this is encoded by the exons GTGGAGGAGGCCAGCAAGGCGGCCGCCGTAGGCCTGCAGGCGGGAGATGAGCTCGTCAACATTAACGAGATTCCCCTGAGCGGCTTCAGGCAGGAGGCCATCTGCCTGGTCAAAGGATCCCACCGGACGCTCAGCCTGCTCGTCAAAAG GCGCAACGAACCCATAAGCAGGCCGCACTCGTGGCATTCCACAAAGTTCATCGAAGGCCAATCGGAGGCGGCCAAGACGCAACCGTCGGCGGTCTCGGCGGTCGGTTGGCACGCCACGTACGATGCCAG TTCTTCATCCAGCGACCTATCGTCCGGCTGGGAGCAGACCACCACCAACCTGCGCCGGGTCTCCGACCAGTTCAGCTCTCTGGGCAGCATGGACAGCTTAGACCACGCCCCCCACCCGTACCCAACCGGCGGGCTGTCCAACAACAGCATGGAGCACCTGGGCGGCGGCAAGCGAGACTCCGCCTACAGCTCCTTCTCCGCCAGCTCCGGCACTCCCGACTTCACGCTCTCCAAAAGCAACGCCGCCTCCACCGAGAACGTCCCGCACAAAGTCAACCAATGGGACGCCGGCGGGAGGTCCGTCAATGGCGAGCGACCCGCCTACTTCCAGGTCCCCGACGGCCCCCAAGTCCAAGTCCAAGACCAGGCCGGCTCGCGACACTCCACCTCGTCCCGAGCCAGTTGCGGTCCGGTCTGGCACGTCCCGGAGAAAAAGAAGACCTCCTCCCCttccccgccgccgccggccccGCCCCCGGCCCCGCCCCCGGCCCCGCCCCCGGCCCCCCCGGCACGCAGCGATAGTTTTGCCGCCACCAAGATGGTCCTGGCGCCTCCCGAGGCGGCGCCCGGCTCTCGCGGGAAACCCGCCGCGGAAGATCCCGACGTCCGGGACCGCTCCCCGAAACCCGACGGTTTCTACTCCCGCTCGGCCTGGAACAAGCAGCACTCCCTTTCCAGCTGCGACGTCCGCCAAGGCCCCCCCGCGGCTCCCGGAAACGACAAAAGCACTTTCCCCGTGCAAGGGTGGTCCGCGGCGAGCGCCCCCAAGCCGCTGGACGTCCGGCCTTACTTCTCCAGCGTCCAGGAGCTGCCCATCAACGGTTCTCCTCCAGCCAGGAAGAACGCCAGCGCGTCTCAAGCCAGAGACCCCGACGTggagggcggcggcggcggggggcaCAACCGCTACTACTGCCTCGCCACCGCTACGGGAAAAACAGACGACGGGAAAACTCCCGCCGCCCTGGACTTGAAGCCGACGGCAAACGGTCAGAATTCCCGACAGCCCATCACCAAAGCAAAGTATCCCATAGCTCCGCCTCCACAGCAGCACGGGTTCTCTCCAAACGGCAGAGATGCTAACGGCTACGGCAAACAGCATCTCGCCCCCGCCGCTCTTGACTCCTCCCCCGAAGCCGCCAAAGCCGCCGCCGACGAGGAGCTCCTTATCCAGAGGGCCGCCAGTTTACAAATTGACGAAACCCTCTACCCAATCAGACTCTCCGACCAACGGCGCTCGCTACCCTTACATTACAAAGCGTACCCTCAGGAGACCAGACCCCGCGGCCGGACCGGCGACCAGATCTTCCCCCTGAACCCCCCTGCGCCCCCCTCCAACGGCGAGGAAACGGCGGAGTCCAAACTATTGCGACGCGGCGACCGTTTCGCCACCGCCCTGAAGAGCGAAATCCAGTCCAGGCGGGCCAAACTCCAGAAGAGCATGAGCGCGGCGACCCTTCCCGACGAGAACCGGGACCCCCAGTGCCCTCGAGGCCCCGCCCCCGCCTTGACCGACTCCCCGTTCACCAACACCTACAAGGACAACTTGAAGGAGGCCCAAGCCCGGGTGCTCAAAGCCACGTCCTTCCGCAGGAAAGACCTGGAACCCGTCTCGGCGGAACACCCGTCGCCCGAGGCCGCCCCCGGTCACCCTCGGAAAGACCTCGCCCCCTTGCCGACGTTGCCCGAGGCGGGTAGCGGTAAAACCGGACCCCTACGCATCGGCGGACGCAAGCGATTCGCCGCAGAGAAGAAGCTCAGGTCCTTCTCCGACCCGGACAAAATCCACCAAGCCGGCGTACGGAGAGAACAGGGAGGGTCCAACTCCCCGAGCAATGAGTCCGCCAAAACGCTCCGAGGTTTTGCCGGCGAGAACGGGACCGCACCCGAAGAAGAAAGGACCCCCGGTGGACCGACGCCCGCCGTCCAGGACCAGGGACGTCTAGGCACCTTTGCGGAGTACGAGGCCAGGTGGAACACCCAGAAGAAACCCCCCGAGACCAGAACCTCCGGGAGATTCCGATCCGCCGACAACATTCTGGATCCCGGCTCGGAGGACAGATCCAAACCGGCGTGTTTTCACGAAAGGTCTCGATCGTCACCCTCCGCCGACTTCTACGGGCAG ACGACTCACGACCCCGCCAAAAAGACGGACCAGAAACTTTCCCAGATGGAGGATAAACCAGTCGGACCACTCGATTCTGCGTCAAG ccaCGGCGGAGACGAGTCCTCGGAGCGTGGGGGCGGAGCCTcggagacgacgacgacgaggacggcGCCCGAGCCGAGTGGCTGTCGGGTCACGGAGCCAGCCGAGGAGAACGGCGAGGAAAACGGCGAGGCGGAAAAGGCAGACGGCAAAGCGCGGGTGGTCATGGAGGCCGCGCGCTCGCCCTCCCCTCACTTTTCCCCGCAACGGCTCAGCGACAAGCCGCCGCCGGCGTCGCTCAACGACCGAGATTTCCGCGG GCTGGAAAACGGGACGGAAAAGCCCGTCGCCGCCGTGAAGAAAGTACCCGTCAGGATCCCGCGCCCGGAGGGAACGGCGGATCGGGCCCCGAGCGCCGGTCCCGACATCAGCAAGCTCGGCAGCTTGGGGGCCGGGGGGCGGGACTCGGTCTTCTCCGCCTTCACCAGGCAGAAAGGACCCGAGGAACCCGTGGAGGAACCCGTGGAGGAACCCGTCTCCGAGGAACCCGTCTCCGAGGAGCGTAAAAGGGAAGAGTTGGCTCGGGACATTATGGACAAGGACAAGTCCCTGGCGGACATCCTGGACCAGAGCAAGATGAAGACCACCATGGACCTGATGGAGGGTTTGTTCCCGCCAGGCGAGGAGTTGCTGGAAGGGGCTCACCAGCGACGGAAAGCCCCCGTGAAACCCCCCGACTCCACCGAGCCGGCCGAGGAAAG GGAGAAGCAGGACggcgtggcggtggcggcggcggcggcggcgggcgtgGCCATGGTGACCAGCTCCGCCTACTACAGCACGTCGGCCCCCAAAGCCGAGCTGCTCATCAAGATGAAAGACCTGCAGGAGCAGAATCAGGACGACGGAGACTCGGAGGACGAGTTGGACTTGGATCTGGCCAATAAAAAG CAAGAACTGATGGAGAGCCTGAGCAAAAAGCTGCAGGTTCTGCGCGAGGCCCGCCAGAGCCTGCAGGAGGACGTGCTGGACAACAACGCGCTGGGGGCCCAAGTGGAGGCCCGCGTCCAGCAGCTGTGCAAACCCAACCAAGTGGACAAATTCCGCATGTTCGTGGGCGACTTGGACAAAGTGGTCAGCCTCCTGCTGTCCCTGTCGGGGCGCCTGGCCCGGGTGGAGAACGCCCTCAACACTTTGGATGAGGACGCCGCACCGGAAGAAAGA CGCACGCTAACGGAGAAACGCCAACTCCTGATCCGGCAGCACGAAGACGCCAAGGAGCTGAAGGACAACCTGGACCGGCGCGAACGGGCCGTCTACGAGATCCTGGCGGGCCGCCTGGCCCAGGACGGCATGGCCGACTACGAGCACTTTGTCAAGATGAAGTCGGCGCTCATCATCGAGCGCCGCAAGCTGGAGGACAAAATCAAGCTGGGAGAAGAGCAGCTCAAGTGCCTGCTGGACAGCCTGCCCGTCGAGCGACGCTTGGCCTTTTGA